A genomic segment from Polyangium mundeleinium encodes:
- a CDS encoding class I SAM-dependent methyltransferase codes for MRAVLPHHRPGTLVLSASQWETIEALRAGEPVTDEALDTLYPADIRELSSRFWTPASVAVRAAQLCAPEGRARVLDVGAGVGKFCLVGALVTESIFVGVEHRRALVDVGREVIAAVGARNARLVHGTIEDIDFSYFDALYFYNPFEENLVAPSWQMDGAVPLSLERFQEDVTRIEAALEAAPPGMRVVTYQGFGGKMPPDYEIVEEDPEGAPHLRLWVKQEHGPHRIPQGTRR; via the coding sequence ATGCGCGCCGTTCTTCCGCATCACCGTCCAGGCACCCTCGTGCTCTCTGCGTCCCAGTGGGAAACGATCGAGGCGCTCCGCGCCGGCGAGCCAGTGACCGACGAGGCGCTGGACACGCTGTATCCCGCAGACATCCGCGAACTCTCGTCACGATTCTGGACACCCGCCTCCGTCGCGGTGCGCGCGGCCCAGCTCTGCGCGCCCGAGGGGCGGGCGCGCGTGCTCGACGTGGGCGCAGGCGTGGGAAAATTCTGCCTCGTCGGCGCGCTCGTCACGGAGAGCATTTTCGTCGGGGTCGAGCACAGGCGGGCGCTCGTCGACGTGGGCCGCGAGGTGATTGCGGCCGTGGGCGCGAGGAACGCGCGGCTCGTGCACGGGACGATCGAGGACATCGACTTTTCGTATTTCGACGCGCTCTATTTCTACAACCCGTTCGAGGAGAACCTGGTCGCGCCGTCGTGGCAAATGGACGGCGCGGTGCCGCTTTCGCTGGAGCGGTTCCAGGAGGACGTGACGCGGATCGAGGCTGCGCTCGAAGCCGCGCCGCCCGGGATGCGCGTGGTGACGTACCAGGGGTTCGGCGGGAAGATGCCGCCCGATTACGAGATCGTGGAGGAGGACCCCGAAGGCGCGCCGCACCTCCGGCTCTGGGTGAAGCAGGAGCACGGGCCGCACAGGATTCCGCAGGGAACGCGGCGATAG
- a CDS encoding diaminopimelate decarboxylase, with amino-acid sequence MSRWLERTHVEDASSVLRRAIAAGHFREDTPAALFHDLGRVRARIAELGARFPEDTLHAVAIKANPLVEILRALVAAGAGLEAASFEEVRLAMAAGCPPSRIVFDSPAKTKDELAWALALGVRINVDNFDELERIASRIGQTTPVHIGLRVNPQVGGGTIALTSVATRSSKFGVPIERRKEIVAAFEAHPFLCALHVHVGSQGMPLASLVEGVQRVYSLRSEIEARTSPGRVRTFDLGGGLPVAYRPDDAPIPLSAYVDALKATIPGLFAGDLGLVTEFGRAIHATAGWAASRVEYVKQAGGERLAVIHLGADLLVRRAYCPDEWHHEIAVLDAEGRPKGGQAEPVTIVGPLCFSGDVLAKGLALPRIDPGDFVLIHDVGAYTLGMWSRHCSRGLPLVLGYDGDTLSVLKDRETPDDVVAFWSRSREEPPGSDP; translated from the coding sequence ATGAGTCGCTGGCTCGAACGTACCCACGTCGAGGACGCCTCTTCCGTGCTCCGGCGCGCCATCGCCGCGGGACACTTCCGCGAGGACACGCCGGCCGCTCTCTTCCACGACCTCGGCCGCGTCCGCGCGCGGATTGCCGAGCTCGGCGCGCGTTTCCCCGAAGACACGTTGCACGCCGTCGCGATCAAGGCGAACCCCCTCGTCGAGATCCTCCGCGCGCTCGTCGCGGCGGGCGCGGGCCTCGAAGCCGCGTCGTTCGAAGAAGTCCGCCTTGCGATGGCGGCCGGTTGCCCGCCCTCCCGTATCGTCTTCGACTCGCCCGCGAAGACGAAGGACGAGCTCGCCTGGGCCCTCGCGCTCGGCGTCCGGATCAATGTCGACAATTTCGACGAGCTCGAGCGCATTGCGTCGAGGATTGGACAAACCACGCCTGTACACATCGGCCTGCGCGTCAATCCCCAGGTCGGCGGGGGCACGATCGCGCTCACCAGCGTCGCGACCCGCTCCTCGAAGTTCGGCGTCCCGATCGAACGCCGGAAAGAGATCGTCGCCGCATTCGAGGCGCACCCGTTCCTGTGCGCGCTGCACGTGCACGTCGGCTCGCAAGGCATGCCGCTCGCGAGCCTGGTCGAGGGCGTGCAGCGTGTGTATTCGCTGCGATCCGAAATCGAGGCGCGCACCTCGCCGGGCCGCGTCCGCACCTTCGATCTCGGCGGCGGCCTGCCCGTCGCCTATCGGCCCGACGACGCGCCGATCCCGCTCTCCGCGTACGTCGACGCATTAAAGGCAACCATCCCCGGGCTCTTCGCCGGCGACCTCGGGCTCGTGACGGAGTTTGGCCGGGCCATTCACGCGACGGCCGGCTGGGCTGCGAGCCGCGTCGAATACGTCAAGCAGGCCGGCGGCGAGCGCCTCGCCGTGATCCACCTCGGCGCCGATCTCCTGGTCCGGCGCGCCTATTGCCCGGACGAATGGCACCACGAGATCGCGGTCCTCGACGCCGAAGGGCGGCCCAAGGGTGGACAGGCGGAGCCCGTCACGATCGTCGGCCCCCTCTGCTTTTCGGGCGACGTCCTCGCCAAGGGCCTCGCCCTCCCTCGCATCGATCCGGGCGATTTCGTGCTCATCCACGACGTCGGCGCCTACACGCTCGGCATGTGGTCGCGCCATTGCAGCCGCGGCCTGCCGCTCGTCCTCGGGTATGACGGAGATACCCTCTCCGTCCTGAAAGACCGTGAAACCCCGGACGACGTCGTCGCCTTCTGGAGCCGCTCCCGCGAAGAACCTCCCGGAAGCGATCCGTAA
- a CDS encoding FAD-binding oxidoreductase, with protein sequence MTALPEGFLAAVARDFPADFLSVDPSDLATYGRDWTKVHEPRPAAVALPRTTDDVSRLLTLCTAFQVPVVPSGGRTGLAAGAVAAKGEVVVSLSRMRRMNAVDVLGATVRVQAGSVTEDVHLHVGEHGLTWPVDFASKGSSQVGGNIATNAGGVKVIRYGLTRQWVLGLEVVLASGEVLELGGALEKNNTGIDLRQLFIGSEGTLGIITEATLKLTRLPGKLDVLLFAVPNLAGVLSLFREARTGPFVITAYEFFTEKCMARVRRHRSVREPLAAPSDYYVLLEVERAEPEALEAWIGSLFERGVVTDGTLAQHAGEATAIWTLREGISESLSATGMPHKNDIALPIQELEGFCAELESVFEARYPGWEIALFGHIGDGNLHVNVMKPDAMEKAAFLARTHEADHMMFELVRKYRGSISAEHGIGLLKKEYLGYSRSGTEIEIMRQIKRALDPLGIMNPGKVF encoded by the coding sequence ATGACCGCGCTGCCCGAAGGGTTCCTCGCCGCCGTCGCCCGCGATTTCCCGGCCGATTTCCTCTCGGTCGACCCTTCCGATCTGGCCACGTACGGCCGCGACTGGACGAAGGTACACGAGCCGCGCCCCGCAGCCGTGGCGTTGCCGCGCACGACGGACGATGTGTCGCGCCTCCTGACGCTTTGTACGGCATTTCAGGTGCCGGTCGTGCCCTCGGGCGGACGGACGGGGCTCGCGGCGGGCGCGGTGGCGGCGAAGGGAGAGGTCGTCGTGTCGCTGTCGCGGATGCGGCGGATGAACGCAGTGGACGTGCTCGGCGCGACGGTGCGCGTGCAGGCCGGCTCGGTGACGGAGGACGTGCATCTGCACGTGGGCGAGCACGGCCTGACCTGGCCCGTGGACTTCGCGTCGAAGGGATCGAGCCAGGTGGGCGGGAACATCGCCACGAACGCAGGCGGCGTGAAGGTGATCCGCTACGGGTTGACGCGGCAGTGGGTGCTCGGGCTCGAGGTTGTGCTCGCGAGCGGCGAGGTGCTCGAGCTCGGCGGCGCGCTGGAGAAAAACAACACGGGGATCGATCTGCGGCAGCTCTTCATCGGGAGCGAGGGGACGCTCGGGATCATCACGGAGGCGACGCTGAAGCTGACGCGGCTGCCGGGCAAGCTCGACGTGCTCTTGTTTGCCGTGCCAAACCTCGCGGGCGTGCTTTCGCTCTTTCGGGAGGCGCGCACGGGGCCGTTCGTGATCACGGCCTACGAGTTTTTCACGGAAAAATGCATGGCGCGGGTGCGGCGGCATCGGAGCGTGCGCGAGCCGCTCGCGGCGCCGAGCGACTATTACGTGCTGCTCGAAGTGGAGCGGGCCGAGCCGGAGGCGCTCGAAGCGTGGATCGGGTCGCTGTTCGAGCGGGGCGTGGTGACGGACGGGACGCTCGCGCAACACGCGGGCGAGGCGACCGCGATCTGGACGCTGCGCGAGGGGATCAGCGAGAGCCTGAGCGCGACCGGGATGCCCCATAAAAACGACATCGCCCTGCCGATCCAGGAGCTCGAAGGCTTCTGCGCGGAGCTCGAGAGCGTGTTCGAGGCGCGTTATCCGGGCTGGGAGATCGCGCTGTTCGGGCACATCGGCGACGGGAACCTGCACGTGAACGTGATGAAGCCCGACGCGATGGAGAAAGCGGCGTTCCTCGCGCGGACGCACGAGGCCGATCACATGATGTTCGAGCTCGTCCGGAAATACCGGGGCTCGATCTCGGCGGAGCACGGGATCGGGCTCCTCAAGAAGGAGTACCTCGGGTATTCGCGATCCGGGACCGAGATCGAGATCATGCGCCAGATCAAGCGAGCGCTCGATCCGCTAGGGATCATGAATCCGGGGAAGGTTTTTTAG
- the serA gene encoding phosphoglycerate dehydrogenase: MTTPAPAELPRDTIQVLLLENIHPSATETFHAFSEGRSYAITKKSSALKEDELIAALPGVQLLGIRSKTRITARVVENARDLLSIGCFCIGTNQVDLVAANARGVPVFNAPFSNTRSVAELMIGEIILLARQLGDRSREVHTGVWKKVAANCYEVRGKVLGIIGYGHIGRQLGVLAEAVGMRVLYHDIAARLPMGNNRSVPSLAALLAEADFVSLHVPETAETRNMIGAAELAKMRKGSYLLNASRGTVVDIPALVAALKSGHLAGAAIDVYPEEPESNTDQFKTDLQNLSNVLLTPHIGGSTEEAQEAIGREVAAVLGKFAAMGATTGSVNFPQVELPPVKGTHRILNVHRNEPGVLRDVNRVVADLNANIDSQFLATEGAIGYLIMDLEQDVSAEVSRRLEALPSNIRTRVVY, encoded by the coding sequence ATGACCACGCCTGCCCCGGCCGAGCTCCCCCGCGACACGATCCAGGTCCTCCTGCTCGAGAACATCCACCCGAGCGCCACGGAGACCTTCCACGCCTTCAGCGAGGGGCGCTCCTACGCCATCACCAAGAAGAGCAGCGCGCTCAAGGAGGACGAGCTCATCGCCGCCCTCCCGGGCGTGCAGCTCCTCGGCATCCGCAGCAAGACCCGGATCACGGCGCGCGTCGTCGAGAACGCCCGCGACCTGCTCTCCATCGGCTGCTTCTGCATCGGCACGAACCAGGTCGACCTCGTCGCCGCCAACGCCCGCGGCGTGCCGGTCTTCAACGCGCCGTTCAGCAACACGCGCAGCGTCGCCGAGCTCATGATCGGCGAGATCATCCTGCTCGCCCGCCAGCTCGGCGATCGCTCGCGCGAGGTGCACACGGGCGTATGGAAGAAGGTCGCCGCGAATTGCTACGAGGTCCGCGGCAAGGTCCTCGGCATCATCGGCTACGGGCACATCGGCCGTCAGCTCGGCGTGCTCGCGGAGGCCGTCGGCATGCGCGTGCTCTACCACGACATCGCCGCGCGCCTGCCGATGGGCAACAACCGCTCGGTCCCCTCGCTCGCGGCCTTGCTCGCCGAGGCCGACTTCGTCTCGCTCCACGTGCCCGAGACCGCGGAGACGCGCAACATGATCGGCGCGGCCGAACTCGCGAAGATGCGCAAGGGCAGCTACCTGCTCAACGCGAGCCGCGGCACCGTCGTGGACATCCCGGCGCTCGTCGCGGCGCTGAAGAGCGGGCACCTCGCGGGCGCGGCGATCGACGTGTATCCCGAGGAGCCCGAGTCGAACACGGATCAGTTCAAGACCGATCTCCAGAACCTTTCGAACGTCCTGCTCACGCCGCACATCGGCGGCTCGACGGAGGAGGCGCAGGAAGCCATCGGACGCGAGGTCGCGGCGGTGCTCGGCAAGTTCGCGGCGATGGGGGCGACGACGGGCTCGGTGAACTTCCCGCAGGTCGAGCTCCCGCCGGTGAAGGGCACGCACCGCATCCTGAACGTGCACCGAAACGAGCCCGGCGTGCTCCGTGACGTGAACCGCGTCGTCGCCGATCTCAACGCCAACATCGACAGCCAGTTCCTGGCGACCGAGGGCGCGATTGGTTACCTCATCATGGACCTCGAGCAGGACGTCTCCGCCGAGGTGAGCCGCCGGCTCGAGGCATTGCCCTCGAACATCCGGACGCGCGTCGTCTACTGA
- a CDS encoding OmpA family protein translates to MKRSISFLLSLATLAAAPVAAEAAEEGRFDAQTFRPSAAPRDLVMIQKSEVVGHLSPTFGIYTDIGLDPLAVAAITTGQQIRAVGARLQVTGLAGIGFYDIFDITMAMPFVAWQMSDNLRPLGTEGEISPNALGDLRFNTKIAIPYLNRKAQIKEGFGMAVTGNLNLPTGNQNAFASDGAVSGGLGLVADYRFNFGLLVTANGGVWLRPDRQFAGTKVGDMANFGIGAEMYVVQRWGWSVLGGVYGSVSMVKFPDSPSQVPAEVLMAMRWQWASGFGLTVGGTFGANCGFGAPVFRAFAGLTWQPSRSREQQEIDRLKQVDSEDPDHDGLIGDADHCPELPGVPQNMGCPDSDSDKDGVPDRDDKCPMIAGGRGGCPGAFVKDDEIKILDQVHFATDKDIILDDSKKVLDAVITVLRDNPEIRSVEIEGHTDVRAGDVYNHNLSQRRVESVREYMIQRGIDPSRVTAKGYGHTKPIYDDSACLGKDEELSEDCKFMTATNRRVVFRIKGQGHAPGKAVGGGDTILSPGGTLDGEGVIDGNGVLNGGSTLPSGGILPKGNGVLDKKDPTLPGSTLPRSGEQLQPEAPKEEGADKPADGKDKPTDGKDKPGKPGAAPAPAAPKPGAAPAPAAPKPGAAPAKPPAPAPAKPPTPNPTAPR, encoded by the coding sequence GTGAAGCGATCGATCTCGTTCTTGCTCTCGCTCGCGACGCTCGCCGCGGCGCCCGTGGCCGCGGAAGCCGCCGAAGAAGGCCGCTTCGACGCGCAGACCTTCCGCCCCTCCGCGGCCCCGCGTGATCTCGTGATGATCCAGAAGTCCGAGGTCGTCGGCCATCTCTCGCCGACGTTCGGCATCTACACGGACATCGGCCTCGATCCCCTCGCCGTTGCAGCGATCACGACGGGGCAACAGATCCGCGCCGTCGGCGCGCGCCTTCAGGTCACGGGCCTCGCGGGCATTGGCTTCTACGACATCTTCGACATCACGATGGCGATGCCGTTCGTCGCCTGGCAGATGTCCGACAACCTGAGGCCACTCGGCACCGAGGGTGAGATCTCGCCGAACGCGCTCGGCGATCTTCGTTTCAACACCAAGATTGCGATCCCCTACCTGAACCGGAAAGCCCAGATCAAAGAGGGCTTCGGCATGGCGGTCACGGGCAACTTGAACTTGCCCACGGGGAATCAGAACGCGTTCGCCAGCGACGGCGCCGTCTCCGGCGGCCTCGGTCTCGTCGCGGATTATCGCTTCAACTTCGGCCTGCTCGTCACGGCAAACGGCGGCGTCTGGCTCCGGCCCGACCGACAGTTTGCCGGGACGAAGGTCGGCGACATGGCGAACTTCGGCATCGGCGCGGAGATGTACGTCGTGCAGCGCTGGGGTTGGTCCGTGCTCGGCGGCGTGTACGGCAGCGTCTCGATGGTGAAGTTCCCGGACAGCCCCTCGCAGGTCCCGGCCGAGGTGCTCATGGCGATGCGCTGGCAGTGGGCGAGCGGCTTCGGGCTCACGGTCGGCGGCACGTTCGGCGCGAACTGCGGGTTCGGCGCGCCCGTCTTCCGCGCATTCGCGGGCCTCACGTGGCAGCCTTCGAGATCGCGCGAGCAGCAGGAGATCGATCGCCTGAAGCAGGTCGACAGCGAGGATCCCGATCACGACGGCCTCATCGGCGACGCGGATCATTGCCCCGAGCTGCCGGGCGTCCCGCAAAACATGGGCTGCCCCGACTCCGACTCCGACAAGGACGGCGTCCCGGATCGCGACGACAAGTGCCCGATGATCGCGGGCGGCCGTGGCGGTTGCCCCGGCGCGTTCGTCAAGGACGACGAGATCAAGATCCTCGATCAGGTTCACTTCGCGACGGACAAGGACATCATCCTCGACGATTCGAAGAAGGTGCTCGACGCGGTCATCACAGTCCTCAGGGACAACCCCGAGATCCGCTCGGTCGAGATCGAGGGCCACACCGACGTGCGCGCGGGCGACGTGTACAACCACAACCTCTCGCAACGCCGCGTAGAGAGCGTCCGGGAGTACATGATCCAGAGAGGGATCGATCCCTCGCGCGTCACGGCGAAGGGGTACGGTCACACCAAACCCATCTACGATGACTCTGCGTGCCTCGGAAAAGACGAAGAGCTCTCGGAAGATTGCAAGTTCATGACCGCGACGAACCGCCGCGTCGTCTTCCGCATCAAGGGCCAGGGCCACGCGCCTGGGAAGGCCGTCGGCGGCGGCGACACCATCCTCTCGCCGGGCGGCACGCTCGACGGCGAGGGCGTGATCGACGGCAACGGTGTGCTGAACGGTGGCAGCACCTTGCCGAGCGGCGGCATCCTGCCGAAGGGGAACGGCGTGCTCGACAAGAAGGATCCGACCCTTCCCGGCAGCACCCTCCCGCGCTCCGGCGAGCAACTGCAGCCCGAGGCGCCGAAGGAGGAAGGCGCGGACAAACCGGCCGACGGCAAGGACAAACCGACTGACGGCAAGGACAAACCCGGCAAGCCCGGCGCCGCTCCTGCGCCCGCAGCGCCGAAGCCCGGTGCCGCTCCTGCGCCCGCAGCACCGAAGCCTGGCGCCGCGCCCGCGAAGCCGCCTGCACCTGCGCCCGCGAAGCCCCCTACGCCGAACCCCACGGCGCCGCGCTGA
- the traA gene encoding outer membrane exchange protein TraA family protein, with protein MELRRILLASVALLAMAPRVASAAPVTIPEGVDDPIDGLGTGLCAASAISTNENADFSVFNPDNYSGAVNSFIEAHALDRVESTIRTLLDLSNNNAANQALSYGDFVDAALAQGCKTGGCDFFVNDTTTKFGTRIRGFLNVTSEFVNKPVHFGFYVDDALSMVIYDKSAVGYQVVFRPLVVGAAQYRMTNQVTFQKAGLYPVELLYAEIIEHAALEMSYLVGDFIDFERPANAPPIVKLSDAGFTLFPETMFFQTLSGTPAFPDLGVCKQCKREFINVPGNNGCDSGYYCNEAALCAPCDTDNLCGPSCVKCGADTPFCVNINGNVQCGACDTDADCKGGFTCNPDTKTCDECNENSDCPKGAACIENKCEPCATSAECAGSSCNCCPDGANGQQMKCAPLEPNGNPSCVECTTDAECGGGICNLSVGRCQGTLPANNTPTCCGDGCVNCTALETIVVNGTAQPRYPFCLPGPVGTACAECRHDMDCGEGAFCLSGTCTPCTRDKRCGMRCDSCGGDTPFCFGQNAAVAACVRCVDDAQCGASSTCDTATHTCTVSTGCMLTCSSETPYCNGTTCVACYADSHCPCGGTCNLSTNTCTPSCKTNVDCLGSDHCRWNEAETAKECSLGPMPDGVDCGGTLATICSARPGRHGGGAPGAALLVLSVLGLLGRRRLRSTLRGEP; from the coding sequence ATGGAACTCAGACGCATCCTCCTTGCTTCAGTCGCCCTCCTCGCGATGGCTCCTCGGGTCGCGAGCGCCGCGCCGGTCACGATCCCAGAGGGCGTGGACGATCCCATCGACGGCCTTGGTACGGGCCTCTGCGCGGCCTCGGCGATCTCCACGAACGAAAACGCCGACTTCAGTGTGTTCAACCCGGACAACTACAGCGGCGCGGTCAACTCGTTCATCGAGGCGCACGCGCTCGACCGCGTCGAGTCGACCATCCGCACGCTGCTCGATCTGTCCAACAACAACGCCGCGAACCAGGCGCTGAGCTACGGCGACTTCGTCGACGCCGCGCTCGCTCAGGGGTGCAAGACCGGCGGCTGCGATTTCTTCGTCAACGACACGACGACGAAGTTCGGCACCCGCATCCGTGGCTTCTTGAACGTGACGTCGGAGTTCGTGAACAAGCCCGTGCACTTCGGGTTTTACGTGGACGACGCCCTCAGCATGGTGATCTACGACAAGTCCGCCGTCGGCTATCAGGTGGTGTTCCGTCCTCTGGTCGTCGGCGCGGCGCAGTATCGCATGACGAATCAGGTCACATTCCAGAAGGCCGGCCTCTATCCGGTCGAGCTCCTCTACGCCGAGATCATCGAGCACGCCGCGCTCGAGATGTCTTACCTCGTCGGCGACTTCATCGACTTCGAGCGCCCCGCAAACGCCCCTCCAATCGTGAAGCTCAGCGACGCGGGCTTCACGCTCTTCCCCGAGACGATGTTTTTCCAGACGCTGAGCGGCACCCCCGCGTTCCCGGACCTCGGCGTCTGCAAGCAGTGCAAGCGCGAGTTCATCAACGTGCCCGGCAACAACGGCTGCGACTCGGGGTACTACTGCAACGAGGCCGCGCTCTGCGCTCCCTGCGACACCGACAATCTCTGCGGCCCGAGCTGCGTGAAGTGCGGCGCCGACACGCCCTTCTGCGTGAACATCAACGGCAACGTCCAGTGCGGCGCATGCGACACCGACGCGGACTGCAAGGGCGGCTTCACCTGCAACCCCGACACGAAGACGTGCGACGAGTGCAACGAGAACTCCGACTGCCCCAAGGGCGCGGCGTGCATCGAGAACAAGTGTGAGCCTTGCGCGACGAGCGCCGAGTGCGCCGGCTCCTCGTGCAACTGCTGTCCCGACGGCGCGAACGGCCAGCAGATGAAGTGCGCCCCGCTGGAGCCGAACGGCAACCCGAGCTGCGTCGAGTGCACGACCGACGCCGAGTGCGGCGGCGGCATCTGCAACCTCTCCGTCGGCCGCTGCCAGGGCACGCTCCCCGCGAACAACACGCCGACCTGCTGCGGCGACGGCTGCGTCAACTGCACCGCGCTCGAGACCATCGTCGTCAACGGCACGGCCCAGCCGCGGTATCCGTTCTGCCTCCCCGGCCCCGTCGGCACCGCGTGCGCCGAGTGCCGCCACGACATGGATTGCGGCGAAGGCGCCTTCTGCCTCAGCGGCACCTGCACCCCCTGCACCCGCGACAAACGCTGCGGCATGCGCTGCGATAGCTGCGGCGGCGACACGCCCTTCTGCTTCGGCCAGAACGCCGCCGTCGCTGCGTGCGTGCGTTGCGTCGACGACGCGCAATGCGGGGCAAGCTCGACCTGCGACACGGCGACCCACACCTGCACGGTCAGCACGGGCTGCATGCTCACGTGCTCCTCCGAGACGCCTTATTGCAACGGCACGACCTGCGTCGCTTGTTACGCCGACTCGCACTGCCCCTGCGGCGGCACCTGCAACCTCTCCACGAACACGTGCACGCCCTCGTGCAAGACCAATGTCGACTGCCTCGGCAGCGACCACTGCCGCTGGAACGAGGCGGAGACCGCGAAGGAGTGCTCGCTCGGCCCGATGCCCGACGGCGTCGATTGCGGTGGCACCCTCGCCACGATATGCTCTGCAAGGCCCGGTCGACATGGAGGCGGCGCGCCCGGAGCTGCATTGCTCGTCCTCTCCGTCCTTGGCCTGCTGGGCCGCCGCCGCCTCCGTTCAACCCTCCGAGGTGAGCCGTGA
- a CDS encoding acyl-CoA dehydrogenase: MPSTNPLVSDRFVDFLLYEVLDLAGLLALPDFAEHTPETVGIYLGTARRLARELLFPAYKPMDEAPPRLENGRVRVHRAMHDIYPRLVELGVLSATRPPEAHGQMLPLTVASLAASYLMAANLSAYGYLGLTTGAARLLESFGSDELKERFMGRLYRGEWTGTMALTEPQAGSSLSDVETRATPTEGGHYLIKGSKIFISGGDHDLTENIVHLTLARIDGAPPGIKGVSLFAIPKLRPERGGLVPNDVEVAGVIHKIGWRGLPSLALNFGEAGDCHGHLVGEPHRGISYMFQMMNEARLMIGMNGAATASVAFHESLEYAKTRPQGRSLSDKDPRAPQIPIIEHADVRRMLLRQKAIAWGSIALLGLTARLSDLAEHATEETSRARAAMLLDLLTPIAKSFPAERGFEANALAVQVLGGYGYTSEYLPEAWLRDQKLNSIHEGTTGIQSLDLLGRKVAAAGGAAFGALLEEIAATCDGARDAGVHPDLVQRVEGAAMAMRQVTLHLGALGAQGDVRGMLLHSADYLDLASTMVIGWTWLRLAATAQKHQKDRPQDHDFYEGIASAAQYWIRTELPRVGYLAQLCRSGEDSYERVRPEWF; this comes from the coding sequence ATGCCATCCACGAACCCCCTGGTCAGCGATCGATTCGTCGACTTCCTCCTCTACGAGGTGCTCGACCTCGCAGGCTTGCTCGCCCTGCCCGATTTCGCCGAGCACACGCCCGAGACCGTGGGGATCTACCTCGGCACGGCGCGCAGGCTCGCGCGCGAGCTGCTCTTCCCGGCGTACAAGCCGATGGACGAGGCCCCGCCGCGCCTCGAAAACGGCCGCGTGCGGGTCCACCGCGCCATGCACGACATCTATCCGCGCCTCGTCGAGCTCGGCGTCCTCTCGGCCACGCGCCCGCCCGAGGCGCACGGGCAGATGCTCCCGCTCACCGTCGCCTCCCTCGCCGCGAGTTATCTCATGGCGGCGAACCTCTCGGCGTACGGCTATCTCGGCCTCACCACGGGCGCCGCGCGCCTGCTCGAATCCTTCGGCTCGGACGAGCTCAAAGAACGTTTCATGGGCCGACTCTATCGCGGCGAATGGACCGGCACCATGGCCCTCACCGAGCCCCAGGCCGGCAGCAGCCTGAGCGACGTCGAGACCCGCGCCACGCCCACGGAAGGCGGCCATTACCTCATCAAAGGCTCGAAGATCTTCATCTCGGGCGGTGATCACGACCTCACCGAAAACATCGTCCACTTGACGCTCGCCCGCATCGACGGCGCACCGCCCGGCATCAAGGGTGTCAGCCTCTTTGCCATCCCGAAGCTCCGCCCCGAGCGGGGCGGCCTCGTCCCGAACGACGTCGAGGTCGCCGGCGTGATCCACAAGATCGGCTGGCGCGGCCTGCCGAGCCTCGCCCTCAATTTCGGCGAGGCGGGCGATTGCCACGGCCATCTCGTCGGCGAGCCTCACCGGGGCATTTCGTACATGTTCCAGATGATGAACGAGGCCCGGCTCATGATCGGCATGAATGGCGCCGCGACCGCCTCGGTCGCGTTCCACGAATCGCTCGAATACGCGAAGACCCGGCCCCAGGGCCGCTCGCTCAGCGACAAGGATCCACGCGCGCCGCAGATCCCCATCATCGAGCACGCCGACGTCCGTCGCATGCTCCTACGCCAGAAGGCCATCGCGTGGGGCAGCATCGCCCTCCTCGGCCTCACGGCGCGCCTCTCGGATCTCGCCGAGCACGCAACGGAAGAAACCTCCCGCGCGCGCGCCGCCATGCTGCTCGACCTGCTCACGCCCATCGCCAAGAGCTTCCCGGCCGAGCGTGGCTTCGAGGCGAACGCGCTCGCCGTGCAGGTCCTCGGCGGCTACGGCTACACGAGCGAATACCTCCCCGAGGCCTGGCTGCGTGATCAGAAGCTCAACAGCATCCACGAGGGAACGACGGGCATCCAGTCGCTCGACCTGCTCGGCCGCAAGGTCGCCGCGGCCGGCGGCGCCGCGTTCGGCGCGCTGCTCGAAGAGATCGCGGCCACCTGCGACGGCGCCCGCGACGCGGGCGTCCACCCCGATCTCGTCCAGCGCGTCGAGGGCGCGGCGATGGCTATGCGGCAGGTCACGCTCCACCTCGGCGCCCTCGGCGCGCAGGGCGACGTCCGAGGCATGCTCCTGCACAGCGCCGATTACCTCGACCTCGCCTCCACCATGGTGATCGGCTGGACGTGGCTCCGCCTCGCGGCCACCGCGCAAAAGCACCAGAAGGATCGCCCGCAGGATCACGATTTCTACGAGGGCATCGCCTCGGCCGCCCAGTACTGGATTCGCACCGAGCTCCCGCGCGTCGGTTACCTCGCCCAGCTCTGCCGCTCCGGCGAAGATTCTTACGAACGCGTACGACCGGAGTGGTTCTAA